The following coding sequences lie in one Candidatus Dependentiae bacterium genomic window:
- a CDS encoding Maf family protein, protein MMHDVLYLGSQSASRQQLLTQTGIQFKVLDHGSSECGIENPHDFSAHVLAIASDKLRHLKLPNPESVQTDYIFVLTADTLIRTTKSLQILGKPRDKAHAVQMLELIAQEPIEIMTGCCLERMVKTAEGWSAEQFHHWTSSSLAEFCVDADRFDFYFEKSPIALYACGACVVEGPGQSFLKNFSGSYSGAMGIPLFELVQGLKVMDFKL, encoded by the coding sequence ATGATGCATGATGTACTTTATCTTGGCTCCCAGTCGGCCTCTCGTCAGCAGCTCCTTACTCAGACCGGCATTCAGTTCAAAGTTCTTGATCATGGAAGTAGCGAGTGTGGTATTGAAAACCCACATGATTTTTCAGCTCATGTACTTGCAATAGCCTCGGATAAATTGCGCCATCTTAAGTTACCAAATCCCGAATCTGTCCAAACCGATTATATTTTTGTGCTTACCGCAGACACGCTCATTAGAACAACAAAGAGCTTGCAAATTTTGGGCAAACCGCGTGACAAAGCGCATGCGGTACAGATGCTTGAGCTTATAGCTCAAGAGCCTATTGAAATTATGACGGGGTGCTGCTTAGAGCGTATGGTTAAAACGGCAGAAGGTTGGAGTGCGGAGCAGTTTCATCATTGGACTTCATCTTCATTAGCTGAATTTTGTGTTGACGCTGATCGTTTTGATTTTTATTTTGAAAAAAGCCCGATCGCGCTCTATGCCTGCGGTGCTTGTGTTGTAGAAGGGCCCGGGCAATCGTTTCTTAAAAATTTCTCAGGCTCATATTCTGGAGCCATGGGTATTCCGTTATTTGAGCTTGTGCAAGGACTTAAAGTTATGGACTTTAAGCTTTAA
- a CDS encoding phosphatidylglycerophosphatase A has translation MFGNKSPISYLVTTGFGVGYLPWMPGTWASLVAVVFLFLLPDVSCLVQLAIVAALLSVGLLTVDRVQQDAQTQDPSWIVIDEYFGMAIAVLGVPKELGWYALAFVLFRFFDIKKIFPINHLEQLPGSWGVMLDDGMAGIFTVLLVQILIYLMNSSFL, from the coding sequence ATGTTCGGAAATAAATCGCCAATAAGTTATCTGGTAACAACCGGCTTTGGAGTTGGTTATTTGCCTTGGATGCCAGGGACTTGGGCGAGTTTAGTTGCAGTGGTTTTTTTATTTTTACTACCAGATGTATCATGCTTAGTTCAGCTGGCAATAGTTGCAGCACTTTTAAGCGTAGGATTATTAACGGTTGATCGAGTTCAACAGGATGCGCAAACTCAAGATCCATCGTGGATTGTCATTGATGAATATTTTGGTATGGCCATTGCAGTCTTGGGTGTTCCCAAGGAGCTTGGCTGGTATGCCCTTGCTTTTGTATTATTTCGTTTTTTTGATATAAAAAAAATTTTTCCAATCAATCATTTAGAGCAATTGCCAGGAAGCTGGGGGGTGATGCTGGATGATGGCATGGCTGGAATTTTTACCGTGCTGTTGGTCCAAATTTTGATTTATTTGATGAACAGTAGTTTTTTATAA
- the murB gene encoding UDP-N-acetylmuramate dehydrogenase, whose product MNIEENVSLADKNWFKTGGAARFFCQPHDVHEFTQALAFAREHKLSIFVLGHGANILMSDEGFDGLVIAPKLEQVSIDYSNGLVTAGAGVGMPDLIKACLDNNLVGLEEFSGIPGTVGGSMYINIHYFEFLLSNFLASARVIEVQSGQILAVDPAWFSFGYNTSTLQAGKFYLVDATFKLKPVSPLEAAFARGRSVEMIRHRVARYPTARTCGSFFRNFHLDEIPFLINDKKIPFVAYYLDKIGVKGALRFGNAVVSHQHANMIVTLEGATSNDVIELVREMQRRVYEQFGIVPQPECQLVGFAKYPLLDVSKNIPKPHHAKFFHDNQP is encoded by the coding sequence ATGAATATTGAAGAAAACGTTTCACTAGCTGATAAAAATTGGTTTAAAACTGGAGGAGCGGCTCGGTTTTTTTGCCAGCCGCATGATGTACATGAATTTACACAAGCACTCGCTTTTGCACGAGAGCATAAACTTTCAATCTTTGTTCTTGGTCATGGAGCCAACATCTTAATGAGCGATGAGGGCTTTGATGGCTTGGTCATTGCCCCCAAGCTCGAACAGGTGAGCATAGACTATTCAAACGGTTTAGTAACTGCTGGTGCTGGTGTTGGCATGCCCGATTTAATTAAGGCTTGCTTAGATAACAATCTTGTAGGACTTGAAGAATTTAGCGGAATTCCCGGCACTGTTGGTGGCTCAATGTACATCAATATTCATTACTTTGAATTTTTGTTAAGTAATTTTTTAGCTTCTGCACGTGTTATCGAAGTACAAAGCGGTCAAATTCTTGCAGTTGACCCTGCATGGTTTAGTTTTGGTTATAACACTTCAACTCTGCAAGCGGGAAAATTTTATCTAGTTGATGCAACGTTTAAGCTCAAACCGGTGAGCCCACTAGAGGCTGCGTTTGCTCGCGGGCGAAGCGTTGAGATGATACGCCACCGTGTTGCGCGTTATCCAACAGCACGAACCTGTGGCAGCTTTTTTAGAAATTTTCATCTTGATGAAATTCCATTTTTAATCAATGACAAAAAGATTCCGTTTGTTGCGTATTATCTGGATAAGATTGGTGTAAAGGGTGCTCTGCGGTTTGGCAATGCGGTTGTTTCGCATCAACATGCAAATATGATTGTGACGCTTGAAGGTGCAACCAGTAATGATGTTATTGAACTTGTGCGTGAAATGCAGCGTCGAGTTTATGAACAGTTTGGCATTGTTCCACAGCCGGAATGCCAGCTCGTCGGGTTTGCGAAGTATCCGCTTCTTGATGTATCAAAAAATATTCCTAAACCTCATCACGCAAAATTTTTTCACGATAATCAGCCATGA
- a CDS encoding N-acetylmuramoyl-L-alanine amidase produces MNILHKKSIFLAIKLITILSYATCNTSAQSAQSAGNKLNWMEVSQGKFATQIMFDFSQPIFFNKKLNKEKFRLKLTFPGMGLEQFKQSEVVGQLNKLKKQGLVSNVWLHEKDAQITSVVLAIDFAQTVQSHGKNRHNKGVTPEKNRLLIKWATLESPNRLIIDIFTKQTLDELEKHDNMMLQARNNVIMSDTTQEIYLPNKSKQQKNLRIVIDPGHGGSQPGARAFGLQEKDLALDIAQRVKKQLNQAGFNTVLTRNVDKTMSLLERSELAVQLKADLFVSIHVNATGKKDPHENGVETFYLNNKYVSQPANKSGFILMNLKNQERLPEIVNNTLQKNAHASRSLATEIQNNLVNALHKHKHAVTNRGIKTDGFRVLLRSAVPAALVEVGFLTNKKEAAHLAQEQYRSVIAQGIYQGIEKFVQINH; encoded by the coding sequence ATGAATATTTTGCACAAGAAATCTATTTTCTTAGCAATTAAACTTATTACAATACTTAGTTATGCAACATGCAATACTTCAGCTCAATCAGCTCAATCAGCAGGAAATAAACTTAACTGGATGGAAGTATCTCAGGGAAAATTTGCAACGCAAATTATGTTTGATTTTTCTCAACCAATATTTTTCAATAAGAAGCTCAACAAAGAAAAGTTTCGACTCAAATTAACGTTTCCAGGAATGGGCCTTGAACAATTCAAACAATCAGAAGTTGTTGGACAGCTCAATAAGCTTAAAAAACAAGGACTTGTTTCAAATGTTTGGCTCCATGAAAAAGATGCTCAAATAACAAGCGTTGTTCTTGCAATCGACTTTGCACAAACAGTTCAAAGCCACGGTAAAAACAGACACAATAAAGGGGTTACTCCTGAAAAAAACAGGCTTTTAATCAAGTGGGCAACACTTGAAAGTCCTAATCGACTCATTATTGATATTTTCACCAAGCAGACACTTGATGAACTTGAAAAACACGACAACATGATGCTCCAAGCGCGAAATAATGTCATTATGAGCGACACAACACAAGAAATTTATTTACCCAATAAATCAAAACAACAGAAAAATCTGCGTATCGTTATTGACCCTGGACATGGCGGAAGTCAACCGGGCGCTCGTGCATTTGGACTTCAAGAAAAAGATCTTGCTCTTGATATCGCCCAACGAGTAAAAAAACAGCTCAATCAAGCAGGATTCAACACCGTACTAACCCGAAATGTCGATAAAACCATGAGCTTACTCGAACGCTCTGAACTCGCAGTTCAATTAAAAGCGGATCTATTTGTCTCAATTCACGTTAATGCAACAGGAAAAAAAGACCCACACGAAAATGGCGTCGAAACATTTTATCTTAATAATAAATATGTTAGTCAACCGGCAAATAAAAGCGGCTTTATTCTGATGAATTTAAAAAATCAAGAACGTTTACCAGAAATTGTAAATAATACTTTGCAAAAAAATGCTCACGCTTCACGCTCTCTTGCAACAGAAATTCAAAATAATTTAGTTAATGCCTTACACAAACACAAGCACGCGGTCACCAATCGCGGAATTAAAACCGATGGATTTCGAGTTCTTTTGCGAAGCGCTGTTCCAGCTGCACTTGTTGAAGTTGGATTTTTAACAAATAAAAAAGAGGCTGCACACCTTGCACAAGAACAATATCGATCAGTTATTGCACAAGGTATCTACCAAGGTATTGAAAAATTTGTACAGATAAATCACTAA
- a CDS encoding tRNA-guanosine(34) transglycosylase, with the protein MSYFSFKVIHTSKKSRARVGKIYTPHGVIDTPNFVAVGTNGALKALDSKTAELAGLQLMFANTYHLMLQPGADAIAQAGGIHTFMNRTQPIITDSGGFQVFSLAYGGVSDEIKSKGTKQHSNSVLKINEEGVLFRSYRDGAKILLTAERSIQEQKKIGADIIVCFDELPPYHVSPESLKRSFDRTHRWEKRSLDEHLKNKNNQALYAVVHGGLDLELRKKSCKILTALPYDGFALGGSVGKNREEMITMLTHIMPHLPEDKPNHLLGIGDIPSLDAAVPLGIDTFDSAHPTKAARHGLLFTKNGRLRAIQGGNATAFRPIEDGCTCYTCQHYTLAYLCHLFKANELTAFTLATIHNIHFMVNLMADYREKILRDEV; encoded by the coding sequence ATGTCCTACTTCTCATTTAAAGTAATTCACACATCAAAAAAATCTCGTGCTCGTGTTGGAAAAATTTACACACCACATGGCGTCATTGATACTCCTAACTTTGTTGCAGTTGGAACCAATGGCGCACTCAAAGCACTTGATAGCAAAACAGCTGAGCTTGCCGGCCTCCAGCTGATGTTTGCAAATACTTATCATCTGATGCTTCAACCGGGAGCTGATGCCATTGCACAAGCAGGCGGAATTCATACCTTCATGAATCGCACACAACCAATTATCACCGACTCTGGTGGATTCCAAGTTTTTAGCCTTGCCTACGGCGGAGTTTCTGATGAAATCAAAAGCAAGGGAACAAAGCAACACAGCAACAGCGTTCTTAAAATTAACGAGGAGGGAGTACTATTCCGCTCCTACCGTGATGGTGCAAAAATTCTACTCACCGCAGAGCGATCAATTCAAGAACAAAAGAAAATTGGTGCTGATATCATTGTCTGCTTTGATGAATTGCCGCCTTACCACGTTTCACCTGAAAGCTTAAAACGTTCATTTGACCGAACACACCGCTGGGAAAAACGATCACTTGATGAGCATCTTAAAAATAAAAATAACCAGGCTCTGTACGCGGTGGTTCATGGAGGCCTTGACCTAGAATTGCGTAAAAAGAGCTGCAAAATTTTGACTGCGCTGCCTTATGATGGCTTTGCGCTTGGAGGAAGTGTAGGAAAAAATCGTGAAGAAATGATTACCATGCTCACGCACATTATGCCCCATCTCCCCGAAGATAAACCAAATCACTTACTTGGCATTGGTGATATTCCATCACTAGATGCAGCTGTTCCACTAGGCATTGATACCTTTGACAGCGCACACCCAACCAAAGCCGCACGCCATGGCCTTCTATTTACCAAAAATGGACGGTTACGCGCAATACAAGGTGGGAATGCCACAGCATTCCGTCCTATAGAAGACGGCTGTACCTGCTATACCTGCCAGCACTATACGCTTGCCTATTTATGCCACTTATTCAAAGCAAATGAACTGACCGCATTTACACTTGCAACCATTCACAATATTCACTTTATGGTGAACCTCATGGCTGATTATCGTGAAAAAATTTTGCGTGATGAGGTTTAG
- the dprA gene encoding DNA-protecting protein DprA — translation MQRNKKILLHISLIDGVGPAGALKLIKYLFSERYPDMLDADFIELIKHQNELDLEQVYFYSVHDLIRRAGFTERIARQIVAGLADQTSLEAECALLEKHNIQLITIFDESYPEILQQIYLPPLVLYCKGAPLEHTAKRISIVGARTATTYAQEVINQLVPALVAQDWQIVSGGALGADAMAHAATLSCSGKTIAVLGSGLLKPYPDANISLFKHISEWGGSVISAFPLNAPPEKGNFPARNRIIAGLSHGCVVVQAGVKSGALITAQFALENGRQVFAVPGLIDHELSIGCHELIKQGAKLVASVNDILEEFNESVSHTTFTAARKDHVSPKDDLSLVQATKAQGLTGQQLGIEESDPILRALTTASTLDDLIMRTGFDIVELQNRLFELQLDGKVKQHFTGAWEKSS, via the coding sequence ATGCAACGTAATAAGAAAATCTTATTGCACATATCTTTGATCGATGGAGTCGGCCCTGCCGGAGCGTTAAAGCTCATTAAGTATCTGTTTAGCGAGCGCTATCCCGATATGCTTGATGCCGACTTTATTGAATTAATTAAGCATCAAAATGAACTAGATCTTGAACAAGTTTATTTCTATTCGGTACATGATTTGATAAGACGGGCTGGATTTACAGAACGAATTGCGCGACAAATTGTTGCAGGACTTGCAGATCAAACCAGCCTAGAAGCAGAATGTGCACTGCTTGAAAAACACAACATTCAATTGATCACAATTTTTGATGAGTCTTATCCAGAAATTTTGCAGCAAATTTATCTTCCTCCGCTTGTTTTGTACTGCAAGGGTGCACCGCTTGAACATACCGCAAAACGTATTTCAATTGTTGGTGCGCGAACAGCTACAACCTACGCGCAAGAGGTTATTAATCAATTGGTTCCGGCTCTTGTTGCCCAAGACTGGCAGATTGTCAGTGGTGGTGCGCTTGGTGCAGATGCTATGGCTCATGCTGCAACCTTGAGTTGTTCAGGAAAAACTATTGCGGTTCTTGGCTCTGGTTTACTTAAGCCCTATCCGGATGCAAACATTTCACTTTTCAAGCATATTAGTGAGTGGGGTGGCTCAGTTATTTCAGCATTCCCACTTAATGCTCCTCCTGAAAAAGGAAATTTCCCTGCACGAAACCGTATCATTGCAGGGCTTAGTCATGGATGTGTCGTTGTTCAAGCCGGAGTAAAGAGCGGAGCATTAATTACAGCTCAATTTGCTCTTGAAAATGGCAGACAGGTCTTTGCCGTACCGGGGTTGATTGATCATGAATTAAGTATTGGATGTCATGAGCTGATTAAGCAGGGAGCAAAGCTTGTTGCAAGTGTGAATGATATTCTTGAAGAGTTTAATGAATCAGTCAGTCATACCACATTTACTGCTGCACGCAAAGATCATGTATCACCTAAAGATGATTTGTCACTTGTTCAAGCTACAAAAGCTCAAGGGCTTACAGGTCAACAGCTGGGCATTGAAGAAAGTGATCCAATTTTGCGTGCCTTAACGACAGCAAGTACTCTTGATGATTTAATCATGCGCACCGGGTTTGATATTGTAGAGCTTCAAAATAGATTGTTTGAGTTACAACTTGATGGCAAAGTAAAACAACATTTTACCGGTGCATGGGAAAAGAGTTCATGA
- the gyrA gene encoding DNA gyrase subunit A, protein MPEFKDAQEGSKVPGVVNLSIEKELKTSFLDYAMSVIVSRALPDVRDGLKPVHRRILYAMHKLGYYHEKAPRKSATVVGEVIGNYHPHGDSAIYQSMVGMVQNFSKRYPLLDGQGNWGSIDGDNAAAMRYTEVRMHKIARELLADIEKDTVFFVPNFDESRMEPTLLPSKVPNLLINGSTGIAVGMATSVPPHNLGEVIDACIELLNNPNLSDDRLFEIIPAPDFPTGGVICGRSGIVKAYRTGHGQLIMRGIVEVEQDKKRNALIVSELPYQVCKADLITKIADLVKNKVIEGISDIRDESDRNGIRVVIEIRRGDDPHVVLNQLYKHTSLQSSMSIIMLALYQNRPMLFSLRETLEHFLVHRKEIITRRTEYDLARNKARAHIVDGLIIAVSHIDEVIPLIKKSSSPDQAIELLNAQFNLSEKQAKAILEMRLQRLTGLERDKLYAEIEELKKIIFQLELILSDENELKKEIMEELVYIKTNYADPRKTRIEGAIDSLSEADLIPDEEVVVTLTRKGYIKRVGLDTYAVQHRGGKGKKGIADLEESDDVIQDLFVAKNHDELLFFTNLGRIYSLSVFQVPEGSRIAKGRAIVNLLELAQGERVVKLLCTRDMENKFLVMVTKLGVIKKTEAESFAKIRSTGIRAVNLHEGDELSFCAMSGGNDSIVIATKKGRGIHFKESEVRAMGRQAAGVRGIMLRSGDEVVGMEVISDSTSDLLFATARGFGKRVKIVDFRVAHRGGLGVRTIPTDTRNGFVIGLACVNDASHVLLIDVNGKIIRLSPQEIRTMGRQAKGVRLVRLDATQTLAAVVAFEESESDQNSDADTALEQAQSIQSLQESNQQEALFDDEGDEDQDDLEALEEEDEDDLHDEELLEDEQESEDEE, encoded by the coding sequence ATGCCCGAATTCAAAGATGCCCAAGAGGGGAGCAAGGTTCCAGGAGTTGTGAATCTTTCTATTGAAAAAGAATTAAAAACATCCTTTCTTGATTATGCGATGTCGGTTATTGTCAGTCGAGCACTTCCTGATGTGCGTGATGGTCTTAAGCCGGTACATCGACGTATTTTGTATGCGATGCATAAACTAGGCTACTATCATGAAAAAGCTCCTCGAAAATCTGCAACCGTTGTGGGTGAGGTGATTGGTAATTATCATCCACATGGTGACTCTGCAATTTACCAATCTATGGTTGGTATGGTACAAAATTTTTCTAAGCGCTATCCGTTGCTTGATGGACAAGGTAACTGGGGTTCGATTGACGGCGATAACGCAGCAGCAATGCGATACACCGAAGTTCGTATGCATAAAATTGCACGCGAATTACTTGCCGATATCGAAAAAGATACGGTTTTCTTTGTACCAAACTTTGATGAATCGCGTATGGAACCAACATTGCTTCCAAGCAAAGTTCCAAACCTTCTGATTAACGGTTCAACCGGTATTGCGGTTGGTATGGCGACATCGGTTCCTCCACACAATTTGGGTGAAGTTATTGATGCGTGTATCGAGCTTTTGAATAATCCAAACCTTTCTGACGATCGCTTGTTCGAAATTATTCCAGCTCCTGACTTTCCAACCGGTGGTGTCATTTGTGGCCGCTCCGGAATTGTCAAAGCATATAGAACTGGTCATGGTCAATTGATTATGCGTGGTATTGTTGAAGTTGAACAGGACAAGAAACGTAACGCGTTGATTGTTTCTGAGCTTCCTTACCAAGTTTGTAAAGCTGACTTGATTACCAAAATAGCTGATTTGGTTAAGAATAAAGTTATTGAAGGCATATCAGACATTCGTGATGAATCTGATCGTAACGGCATTCGTGTAGTTATTGAAATTCGACGTGGTGATGATCCTCATGTTGTTTTGAATCAACTTTACAAGCACACTTCTTTGCAATCGAGCATGTCAATTATTATGCTTGCGTTGTATCAAAACCGCCCAATGCTTTTTTCATTGCGTGAAACACTTGAACATTTCTTAGTTCACCGAAAAGAAATTATAACTCGCCGAACAGAATATGATCTTGCTCGAAACAAAGCGCGTGCGCATATTGTTGATGGCTTGATTATCGCTGTTTCTCATATTGATGAAGTGATACCGCTCATTAAAAAATCATCATCGCCTGATCAGGCGATAGAGCTTTTAAATGCTCAATTTAATTTGAGCGAAAAGCAAGCCAAGGCGATCTTGGAAATGCGCTTGCAGCGTCTGACCGGTCTTGAGCGTGACAAATTGTATGCTGAAATTGAAGAACTTAAAAAAATTATTTTCCAGCTTGAGCTGATTTTGAGCGATGAAAACGAGCTCAAAAAAGAGATCATGGAAGAGCTTGTTTACATCAAAACAAACTATGCCGATCCTCGTAAAACACGTATCGAAGGTGCTATCGACAGCTTGAGCGAAGCAGACTTAATTCCTGACGAAGAAGTTGTTGTTACCTTGACGCGAAAGGGATACATCAAACGCGTTGGCCTTGACACTTATGCTGTTCAGCATAGAGGCGGAAAAGGTAAAAAGGGGATTGCAGACCTTGAAGAATCGGATGACGTTATTCAAGATCTCTTTGTTGCAAAGAATCACGATGAATTACTCTTCTTTACCAACTTGGGAAGAATTTATAGTCTCTCCGTATTCCAGGTTCCAGAGGGCTCACGTATTGCAAAAGGTCGAGCAATTGTTAACTTGCTTGAACTTGCGCAAGGCGAGCGTGTGGTTAAACTGCTCTGCACCCGTGATATGGAAAATAAGTTCCTTGTTATGGTTACTAAGCTTGGTGTGATTAAAAAAACTGAAGCTGAAAGCTTTGCTAAAATTCGTAGTACCGGTATTCGTGCGGTAAACTTGCATGAAGGTGATGAACTTTCATTCTGTGCCATGAGTGGTGGTAATGACTCAATTGTTATTGCAACCAAAAAAGGCCGAGGCATTCACTTTAAAGAATCTGAAGTTCGTGCAATGGGGCGTCAGGCCGCCGGCGTGCGTGGTATCATGTTGCGTTCAGGTGACGAAGTTGTTGGTATGGAAGTTATTTCCGATTCAACGAGTGACTTGTTGTTTGCGACAGCACGCGGCTTTGGTAAGCGCGTGAAAATTGTAGACTTCCGTGTTGCTCACCGTGGAGGACTTGGTGTTCGCACTATTCCAACAGATACACGTAATGGCTTTGTAATAGGCTTGGCCTGTGTTAATGACGCATCACATGTTCTCCTGATTGATGTTAACGGTAAAATTATCAGGCTTTCTCCGCAAGAAATTCGCACCATGGGTAGACAAGCAAAAGGTGTACGTCTTGTACGTCTTGATGCAACCCAAACCTTGGCAGCGGTTGTTGCGTTTGAAGAATCTGAGAGCGATCAAAATAGCGATGCTGATACAGCCCTTGAACAAGCACAATCAATTCAATCGTTGCAAGAAAGCAACCAGCAAGAAGCTTTATTTGATGACGAAGGCGATGAAGATCAAGATGATCTTGAAGCGCTTGAGGAAGAAGATGAAGATGATTTGCACGATGAAGAGTTGCTTGAAGATGAGCAAGAGTCTGAAGACGAAGAGTAA
- the pgsA gene encoding CDP-diacylglycerol--glycerol-3-phosphate 3-phosphatidyltransferase: MFINLLGALLVNRLSVLPNVLSVLRIILTPLFLVTLFQGEWSLVLALVIFTIAALTDTFDGYYARRYDAYTFWGAFLDPIADKILIGATITAFAVLNLVSWWVVLIILIRDVFVTLLRLQKIAHGGMLKTSMLAKVKTTAQFVSIYFFFICLIAQWLQAPAAWYDVSLTLAQTCLYLVAALTLYSGLDYVRK, from the coding sequence ATGTTTATAAATTTGCTCGGAGCTTTGCTTGTGAATCGGTTATCGGTCTTGCCTAACGTTCTTTCGGTGCTACGCATCATCCTTACACCACTCTTTTTGGTGACCTTGTTTCAAGGTGAGTGGTCTCTTGTTCTTGCCTTAGTTATCTTTACTATTGCAGCATTGACCGATACCTTCGATGGCTACTATGCGCGTCGTTACGATGCCTATACCTTCTGGGGTGCGTTTTTGGATCCTATTGCCGACAAAATATTGATTGGTGCTACTATTACCGCATTTGCAGTGCTTAATCTTGTTTCATGGTGGGTGGTTTTAATTATTCTGATTCGGGATGTTTTTGTAACGCTGTTACGTCTACAAAAAATTGCTCATGGCGGCATGCTTAAAACGAGTATGCTTGCAAAGGTAAAAACAACCGCTCAATTTGTTTCAATCTATTTCTTTTTCATATGTCTTATTGCTCAGTGGCTGCAAGCACCTGCAGCGTGGTACGATGTTTCGCTTACTCTTGCGCAAACTTGTTTGTATTTAGTTGCAGCATTGACACTCTATTCAGGACTTGATTATGTTCGGAAATAA
- a CDS encoding AAA family ATPase, which produces MRNLSLNIQTFSQLIEGDCIYIDKTEIIHRLIKQSKTCFFSRPRRFGKSLVVSTLESIFRGKKELFENLAISKTDYDWKEYPIVKLDFGTLAYENPDQLKFSLCLQLKLIAQEYGIEDNFDYLTEPSNFIAVLFPKLARNNKIVFLVDEYDKPILDHIENMPVAHAIRDVLQKFYSSIKGNDQYIHFMFVTGVSKFSQTALFSGFNNLDDLSQHPKAAELVGYTKQEIERYFTEYLDWTAKSMGYTHEELMNQISQWYDGYRFTLETEFEMSAYEKKTIQKIYSPVSVMKFLDRRRFSNYWFETGTPTYLVKAMRSGIHDTSWIDCFTSIKVDPSMFGSFNLERIPFDALLYQAGYLTIKSYDEENKLVELAYPNLELKNSMESYLLSAKCDMSETRVAPVIAQLRVGLKAGDIEPLANAFKILLANVPYQLHIEQEGYYHSIFQTALWILGSDVQSEVCTDTGRADLVVRTNDRIFVFEFKFNKPAQEAMDQILEKRYYEKYQHESKPILLVGLSFNYKAKKLTVEYLTQAMNF; this is translated from the coding sequence GTGAGAAATCTATCATTAAATATCCAGACATTTAGTCAATTGATTGAAGGTGATTGTATTTATATCGATAAAACAGAAATCATTCATAGGTTGATTAAACAAAGTAAAACTTGCTTTTTCTCGCGTCCTCGTCGCTTTGGAAAATCACTGGTAGTTTCAACACTCGAGTCTATTTTTAGAGGCAAAAAAGAGTTATTTGAAAACCTTGCAATAAGTAAAACTGACTACGACTGGAAAGAGTATCCAATTGTTAAGCTTGATTTTGGTACACTTGCTTACGAAAATCCTGATCAATTAAAATTTTCTTTATGTCTTCAATTAAAGCTGATTGCTCAGGAATATGGAATAGAAGATAATTTCGACTACCTGACAGAACCAAGTAATTTTATTGCTGTACTTTTTCCAAAGCTTGCGCGCAATAATAAAATTGTTTTTTTAGTTGACGAGTATGACAAACCAATATTGGATCACATCGAGAACATGCCAGTAGCGCATGCAATTCGTGATGTGTTGCAAAAATTTTACTCAAGCATCAAGGGTAACGATCAGTATATTCATTTTATGTTTGTAACTGGTGTCAGCAAGTTTTCACAAACAGCGCTTTTCTCTGGGTTTAACAATCTAGATGATTTATCGCAACACCCCAAGGCTGCTGAACTTGTTGGGTATACCAAGCAGGAAATTGAGCGCTACTTTACGGAGTATCTTGATTGGACTGCAAAGAGCATGGGGTATACGCATGAAGAGTTGATGAATCAAATTTCCCAGTGGTATGATGGATACAGGTTTACACTGGAAACTGAATTTGAGATGAGTGCTTATGAAAAGAAAACAATTCAAAAAATTTACAGCCCTGTTTCTGTTATGAAATTTCTAGACCGACGACGTTTTTCAAATTATTGGTTCGAGACTGGAACGCCAACCTATTTGGTTAAAGCAATGAGAAGCGGTATTCATGATACCAGTTGGATTGATTGTTTTACTTCGATAAAAGTTGATCCATCAATGTTTGGTTCATTTAACCTTGAAAGAATACCCTTCGATGCCCTTTTATATCAAGCAGGATATTTGACAATCAAGTCTTACGATGAAGAAAATAAACTGGTTGAACTTGCATACCCAAATCTTGAATTGAAAAATTCAATGGAATCCTACTTGCTTAGTGCTAAGTGCGACATGAGCGAAACGAGGGTTGCTCCAGTAATAGCGCAACTTCGCGTTGGATTAAAAGCAGGGGATATTGAGCCGCTGGCAAATGCATTTAAAATCTTGCTTGCAAATGTTCCTTATCAACTTCATATTGAACAAGAAGGATATTATCATTCTATCTTTCAAACAGCGCTCTGGATTTTGGGTAGCGATGTTCAATCTGAAGTATGTACGGACACGGGACGTGCCGACTTGGTTGTTCGAACCAACGATCGGATCTTTGTATTTGAATTCAAATTTAATAAGCCGGCACAGGAAGCGATGGATCAGATTCTTGAGAAACGTTACTACGAAAAATATCAGCATGAAAGCAAGCCGATTCTTTTGGTTGGTCTTTCCTTTAACTACAAGGCTAAGAAGCTTACTGTTGAGTATCTGACTCAGGCTATGAATTTTTGA